The genomic region GGCGTGGACGTGGAGGTCCGCCCCTCCAAGGGGGTCATGGTCGTGATGAACGTCCGGCAGGTCGACACGGTCATCAACCGCTGCAAGCCCAAGGGCGACGCCGACATCGTGGTTCCCCACGAGACCACGGCCATCCTCGGCACGACCGACGAGGAGGTCTCCGACCCCGAGGACTACCCCGAGGAGGGCTGGGAGGTCGACAAGATGATAGACGAACTCTCCCAGCTCGTCCCCATCCTGCAGGACGCGAGAACGGTCCGGTCGTTCTGGGGCGTCCGCCCGCTGTACGAACCGCCGGACACCGGCACGACGGACCCGACCGACATCACGCGGGACTTCTTCCTGCTCGACCACGAGGAGCGCGACGGTCTCGATGGACTCACCAGCGTCGTCGGCGGGAAGTTCACCACCTACCGCATGATGGCCGAGGACGTGGCCGACCACGTCTGTGACGTATTGGGCGTGAACGCCTCGTGCCAGACCGCCGAGGTCCCCCTCCCCGGCAGTGAGAACCCCGAACGCCTCGACAAGGGGATGAACGCCTACGGGCTGCGCTCCCCGGTCGCCCGCCGGAGCAAGGAGCGTCTCGGCTCGCGCGCAGACGACGTGCTCTCCTCGACCAGTCCGAACCCGGTGCTGTGCGAGTGCGAGGCCGTCACCCGCGCCGAGGTGCGGGACGCCATCGACCAGTCCGGCACGGACCTCAACGCGGTGCGTATCCGAACCCGCGCCTCGATGGGCAACTGTCAGGGCGGGATGTGCTGTCACCGGCTCGCGAACGAACTCCACCCCGAGTACGATTCCGAGAAAGCCGGTGACGCCCTCGACGAACTCTGGCAGGAGCGCTGGAAGGGCGAGCGACATGCCCTGTGGGGTGAGCAGCTCGAACAGGCGATGCTCAACCACGCGATGCACGCGACCACCTGGAACCGCGGGAACGAACACGAGGCCGATGACATCGACTGGAGCGAGTTCGGGGGTGCCGACCGATGATCGAAGACGACGTGCTCGTCGTCGGTGGTGGGCTCGCAGGTTCCACAGCAGCCCTCGCCGCAGCCAAGACTGGGGCGGACGTACGCCTCGTCTCCGCGAAGGAGAGCACGATGCGCCAGGCGTCGGGGCTCGCTGACTGTCTCGGATACGCCGGGCCGGAGGGCGACCTGCTGGCCGACCCCTTCTCCGCCATCGACGACCTGCCCGAGGACCACCCCTACCGAATCACCGGCGAGGAGGCCATCCGCGAGGGCTTCGCACTTTTCGACGAGGTGACCGGCGACGCCTACGCAGAAGCGGAGGGAGAAGACGACCGGAACGTCCTCGTGCCGACCACGCAGGGAACGGTCAAACCCACGTTCCGGTACCCGACGAGCATGGAAGCCGGCCTCGCGGGCGATGGGCGCGCCACCCTCCTCGTGAGCTTCGAGTCGGACCCGGACTTCGACGCCCCACTCGCCGCGAACCAGCTGGACGAGACGATTCCCGGCGACGTGGCGGGGGTCGAGATATCCTTCCCGGTCGACCTCCGCGACGACGTGAAACCCACCAGAATCGCCAAGCTCCTGCAGGAGGACGGCGGTGTCCGGGGCGACCTCGCGCGCGCTGTCGAACCCCACCTAGAGGACGCGGACGCCGAGCGCGTCGGCTTCCCGGCAGTCCTCGGCGAGAAGCCCGGGCCGGTCGTCGACTCCCTGTCGAAGGCCCTCGGCGTTCCGGTGTTCGAGGTGCCGACCGGGCCGCCGAGCCTGCCGGGGATGCGCCTGCGCGACCGAATGCGGTCGGCCCTGCTCGACGCGGGCGTGGCCGTCACGACCGGCTGCCCGATGGTCGACTTCGAGGCCGAGGATGGCAGAATCGACGTGCTGGAGATGGACAGGAACGGCGCAGCCATCCCCCACTACCCCGAGCAGGTCGTCCTCGCCACCGGCGGCCTGGTCGGCGGCGGTATCGACACCGACCGCGAATCGGTGCGCGAACCCCTGTTCGACCTGCACGTGCCCCACCCCGAGGACCGGTACGACTGGTCAGCCGAGGCCGCCTTCGGTGACCACGCGTTCGCCCGGTTCGGGGTGCGAATCGACGACGACGGCCGCCCGCTCGACGAATCTGGGAGGGCGGCCTACGAGAACCTCCGCGCGGCCGGCAGCGTCGTCGGCGGGGCGGACTTCGCGACGGAACTCTCAGGCAGCGGCATCTCGCTCGCGACCGGCTGGCTCGCCGGCACGCGGGCAGGAGACAATCTATGAGTACTGACGAGACGACTACCAACAGCGACGACGAGTTCGAACCGATACAGGTGTTCCCCGAGGGCGAGGCCGACCTCCGCCCCGGCGCGGACAGCTGCTACAAATGCTCGACCTGCGACACCTCGTGCCCCGTCGCCGAGGTGGACGACGAGTTCCCCGGTCCGAAGTTCCAGGGCCCCGAGCAGTGGCGGCTCAAGCAGAAGGAGGACACAGACATCGACAAGTCGGTGATGAAGTGCTCGAACTGCATGCGCTGTGACGGCGCGTGCCCGGCCGACGTGCCCCTCAGCCAGATGCACAACACGGCCCGCGCCGAGTACGTCGACGAACACTTGGACACCTTCTCGCGGGAGTACGTCCGCAACAAGATCCTCGCGAACTACGGCCGCCTCGGCAAGCTCGGCTCGATGTTCCCGCGTCTCACCAACTTCGTGATGGGGAACTCCCTCATCCAGACGGTCAACGAGAAACTGCTCGGCATCACCGCCGAGCGCGACTTCCCCGAATTCGCGACCGAGACCTTCCGCGAGTGGTTCGAGAAACGTGGTGGTGCGCAGGTCCAGAGCGAAGAGAAACGCATCGCGTACTTCCACGGCGACTACGCGAACTATAACACGCCCGAGGTCGGAAAAGCGCTCGTCGAGACCTTCGAACACTTCGGCTACGAGGTCGCCGTCCCGGAACAGCGCTGTTCTGGCACTCCGATGTTCGCCAACGGGATGCTCGACGACGCCCACCGCGCCGCCAAGTTCAACGTCGAGACCTTCGCCGACCTCGTCGACGACGGCTACGACGTCATCTGCTCGTGCACCTCCTGTTCGATGGCGCTCCGCCAGGAGTACCCCGAACTGTTCGACTTCGAGGACACCGAGCGCGTCGCGGCACACACCTACGACGCCGTCGAGTACCTGCGCACCTTCGAGGACCTCGAAGGCGAACTCGGTGCTACCGAGGACTACGACGGGGAGTTCGACGACCTGGCCTACCACGCCCCCTGTCACGCCCGCAACCAGGGTCTCGACGGGCAGGCCGTCGAAGTCCTCGGGAACGTCGACGGCGTCGACGCACACGACGTCGGCGAGTCCTGCTCCGGCATCTCCGGCACCTACGGCTGGAAGGAGGAGAACTACGAGAACTCGATGGCTATCGGTGAGGAGATGTTCGACCACATGGACGAGGCCCCCGCGGAGACCGGGCTGACCGAGTGTCCGACCTGTGCCATGCAGATGGAACACGGGAGCGGCTACGACGTCCGGCACACGCTGGAGGTCGTCGCGGATGCGCTTGGGGGCGACTGAGTCTGCAAGGCGTGGGTCGGATTGTGGTCTAGAGAATATCGTTTTCTACCAGAAATTTAAGTGCTCTAAACTGTACGTGTAGGTATAGACCCGACTGGCACGCATCACCGGACGCTGGCGATGGACCGGGTGTCGAATCGATGGGCAACGACGACTCCCTCCCTTGGACGCGTCACGATTCACACGGTCACCGCCTGCTGTGACATGCTGATGTAGTGGGAACACCGCCTAGGAGCGTAGACAACCGTCGTTATCACCAGAGAGAATGAAAATAAGCTATCAGACGACCGAGGACCCAACTGGTGTGGTCATCAAAGACCACGTGAAGCAGCGTCAGGTTAGAGTAGTGACTGATCGAGATGTTGTGCCAGAAGTGAGTAGTACGTCCTCATTTAAATACCCGGTCGACGAGGCATTCACGATTAGGGCCAAGCGGTTGTCCCTTCGGCAATCACCGTGGGTGTATCTCCGAAGTTCAGACGGCGAGTACGACCAAACGATACGTACCCACGAGTCGATAGAACTTGAAGCCGGATACTACAGTTTAGATTTCACTACTCCGGTGAAAATATACGCGCGTTTCTCGGACGGTGCCTCGATCTCGAAAGGGATGGAAACGTTCCAAATCGAATTCTCGGAACCAACGGATATCGAGTTCGGTGTACGCTCCTACCACAAACGACCGGCCGGTTCGATTACAACTACGGGAGAGCCTGCCGATTTAATGTCCGCCATCAGTACTCTCTCTTCCTCTCTTAAAACCATGTCCTGCGAACGGTCATATCCCACTCTCAGAGGTTATCCTCCACGAATCGAACTTGGAGACGAACTACGCATCCCAGATCAGTTCGAACGCCCAAAAACGGGGATAGAGTTCATCGTTCCTCCTCAACTTGATTACCTCTTCTCTGCAGCCCCGCTCACGTACTATTTGGGAGCAGAGCTCGTTCCCGGGCGCAGTCCTCGACTCGTCACTGACCATTTCGAATACCAGTTCGATACCAACGGAAGGTTTGAGACCGAGGTCAGTGAGTTACTGAAACAGTTTTTGTTCCTCGATTGTGTGGTTCGGACAGAAGGATTGTACCAGGTCGACCTACACGAGCGCCATGAGGTCGAATCTTCTCTTCCCTTCGACATAAAAAACATCTACGACTGGCCATTGCGTGAGCAGCTACCTTCCTATCTCGAGGTATCTTTCGACGAAATCGAACCTTACATCCCAAGATGGTGTCTCACCGCGTATCTCCCCCCTCGACCCAAAGACGTGAGAGCGATTCCACACATCGTGAACGAACTCGGGATCATCCGGGAGCCGCGCGCGCACGAGCGCGCCTTCGAGCGCTCTGTTTCTGAACCCGGGTCACCCAGGAGAGCGGTTAAGCCACAAAAGAGGAGTGTCGAAGATGAAGAAGAGCTACTGAATCTGGTAGAGCCGATAATAAGCGATGATTCGATCGAGCACGCGTGGTTCGGTGACGGTGTCCCTGTCGGAGCATCAAAATCGTCAGTAGAATCGTTCGAACACCAGCTTGACGAGATAGAGAGGAACGACTCTATCGATATCACGGTCGTTTGTAACGACCCGAATATGATAGACGAGCAGGAAACTCTCGACCGGGTCTACGGTGACCGTGAAGAACATCCGTTCAGTGTGACTACGTTCTTCGGCGTCTCGAAGCAAAAACTGGCCGAAATCCTACAAGAAGGTCAGTCTGACCTCTTACACTACATCGGCCACGCCACCCCGGATGGACTACGTTGCAGCGACGGTGAACTGGATATCCGTGAGCTTGACGCCGTGTCATTGAATGTATTTCTCCTCAACGCTTGTCGTTCGTTCGAACAGGCTGAAGCACTTGTAAAAAAAGGCGCGTACGGGGGCGTCGCGACGCTCGGCGATATAGTTAACGAGCATGCTGTGGAGGTCGGGCAGGCGATAGCGCATCTGCTAAACCTTGGCTTCCCTCTTCGAGCGACAGTTGAATTAGTGCACAAGCACGGCAGTATCGGACAGCGGTATATTATTGTCGGCGACGGTTCCCTCGACATCGTACAACCCGATGCAGGTGCTCCGATGATAAGTTCGATTGAAAAAATCGAGAACGATGATTACGAACTCTCCATCCAGCTCTTCCCTACGAAATTCCAACAGATAGGAACGACCGTCACGCCACATTTGGATGATATTAAGAAGCACTTCTTACATCCGGGAACTATCGGAGGACTGACCATCAATAAGAGCCAGTTAATCGACTACTTGACCTGGAACAACTATCCATTTGATATGGGCGGCGAGATTAACTGGAACGAGACGCTCGGTGTCGTCCTCTTCGAGGACTAGATTATCTGTGTCTATTTCTGCTACTCAAATGAAGGACGGATTCAGGGCCCGACATTCGTACTGTTCCCAGCGGCGACCGGTGCCGCCTGCATGAGCAGGAGTCCAATCATAAACAGCACGCCGATCATCCGCGGGTGTTCTGCGAGGTAGTTCGCCAGGGTGTCGTTGTCTTCTTCCATGACAACACCACCTTTGGTAGTGAATGACATTAATCTATCTTAAATTTACTTATAAAAAATACATATTTCTTACGTGTTTTGAAGACATATGTAGCTAATTTCTCCAAATCTGTGGACGCACGTTCCAATATTCTGCTCAAAATTTTCTGCTTGCCGCTAGAAATCACCGATAAAAATTACATTCGGATAATGTTTGGTTCGCTCTCCACCAGCCGGGCTCAGGCGTACTCGAAGTCCTCGGTCACGTAATCGACCCCGAGGACCAACACGCCACCGATCAGCGCGATACCCACGATGGCAGCCATCGATTCCCCCGAACTCAGATCGCCCTCGTCGAGGATGTCCACGAGCGGGAGTCGAAGCCCGCCCACCATGAGGCTCACCAGGAAGGTCAGCGTCGCCTCGCGGTAGTTGTCGAGTGCCCAGTCGATGATACGGGACATCGAGAGCAGGCCGAGCGCCATCCCGGTACAGAACGTGACGACCACCACGCCCGACTCGGCGACGGGGCCGAAGTCACCGCCGCTGGCGAGCGACAGCAGCCCGTCGACGAAGCGTTTCAGCGTCCCGGTCATGTACTCGTACTGCTGGAGGATGACGAGGAAGAACGACCCAGAGACGCCCGGCAAGACCATCGCCGAGACCGCGATAGCTCCCGAGACGAAGACGACCGGCGTCGAGTGCCCGAGCGCGTTCGACGGAATCATCGTCACGCCGGCCGCGATGATGACGCCAGCCGCGCCGACGAGCAGTCGGCGGGGTGTCGAGACGTCGACCTCCTGGTAGAGGACGACCGCAGAGGCCGCGATGAGTCCGAAGAAGAACGCGGCCACCAGCGCGGGGTACTGCTGGATGGCGGCGTGGAGGACCCGGGAGAGGGTGATGACGGCCGTCGCGATACCGAGGCCGAGGACGAGCAGAAACGGTGCGTCGACGCGGTAGAAGAGCTCGCGGAGGGCGGCCCGACCCGACTCCTCGTGCACACGAAGGACGTGTTGGAGGTCACGCGGGTCGAACGCGGTGATGGCCTCTATGAGCCGTTCGTAGATGCCGGTGATGAGCGCGATGGTGCCGCCAGAGACACCGGGGACGGTGTCGGCAGCGCCCATCATGAACCCCTTCAGGTAGACCGCGAATGACTCACGCATCGCTCTCAGGTATCGCTGGAAGCGAGAAAACGGTTGTCCTTCGGTGATTAGGCTGCGCGGGCGAGCGTGCCAGCCTCAGTCCGGACGAGTCGCGGCTGGTCTTCGTCGGCAGCGGATTCGGATTCGGAGCCGCTGGCCGCGTCTGTACTCACCGTGCTGTTCGAGCTACCGGTTGCGGCGGAGAGTTCGACGGTGATGGGTTCGCCGTCCTCGGTCATGATGGCCGATTCGGGCACCGCCACGGTCCCGGTCTCGTTAGAGTCCTCGACCGTGATGGTGTATTCGCCAGTCGCCTCGACGACGGTGTCGGTGCTCCCGTCCTCGACGGTCAGGGAGTCGTCGGTCGCGTACGGCACCGTGATCTCGAAGTTACCCTGGTCGTCCGTCTGGACCGTTTGCGTGTAGTTGAACGTCCGGTTGGTCGTCTGGGACTTGAGCTGGACCTTCGCGGTCACGTTCGTCGCGCTGGAGACG from Haloarchaeobius sp. HME9146 harbors:
- the glpA gene encoding anaerobic glycerol-3-phosphate dehydrogenase subunit GlpA; this encodes MASRTDVLVIGGGSTGTGIARDLAMRGLDVTLVEQGNLTHGTTGRMHGLLHSGGRYAVADQASATECIEENRVLRDIAGHCVEMTGGLFVKRPEDTEEYFEEKLQGCADCGIPAEVLSREEAREVEPYLAKDVDKAIEVPDGAVDPFRLCVANAISAEQHGGRVETHAKVIDLLTDGDRVTGARVKHESGPGKREHGLPGQEEDIHADYVVNATGAWAGRIGEMAGVDVEVRPSKGVMVVMNVRQVDTVINRCKPKGDADIVVPHETTAILGTTDEEVSDPEDYPEEGWEVDKMIDELSQLVPILQDARTVRSFWGVRPLYEPPDTGTTDPTDITRDFFLLDHEERDGLDGLTSVVGGKFTTYRMMAEDVADHVCDVLGVNASCQTAEVPLPGSENPERLDKGMNAYGLRSPVARRSKERLGSRADDVLSSTSPNPVLCECEAVTRAEVRDAIDQSGTDLNAVRIRTRASMGNCQGGMCCHRLANELHPEYDSEKAGDALDELWQERWKGERHALWGEQLEQAMLNHAMHATTWNRGNEHEADDIDWSEFGGADR
- the glpB gene encoding glycerol-3-phosphate dehydrogenase subunit GlpB, yielding MIEDDVLVVGGGLAGSTAALAAAKTGADVRLVSAKESTMRQASGLADCLGYAGPEGDLLADPFSAIDDLPEDHPYRITGEEAIREGFALFDEVTGDAYAEAEGEDDRNVLVPTTQGTVKPTFRYPTSMEAGLAGDGRATLLVSFESDPDFDAPLAANQLDETIPGDVAGVEISFPVDLRDDVKPTRIAKLLQEDGGVRGDLARAVEPHLEDADAERVGFPAVLGEKPGPVVDSLSKALGVPVFEVPTGPPSLPGMRLRDRMRSALLDAGVAVTTGCPMVDFEAEDGRIDVLEMDRNGAAIPHYPEQVVLATGGLVGGGIDTDRESVREPLFDLHVPHPEDRYDWSAEAAFGDHAFARFGVRIDDDGRPLDESGRAAYENLRAAGSVVGGADFATELSGSGISLATGWLAGTRAGDNL
- a CDS encoding anaerobic glycerol-3-phosphate dehydrogenase subunit C, encoding MSTDETTTNSDDEFEPIQVFPEGEADLRPGADSCYKCSTCDTSCPVAEVDDEFPGPKFQGPEQWRLKQKEDTDIDKSVMKCSNCMRCDGACPADVPLSQMHNTARAEYVDEHLDTFSREYVRNKILANYGRLGKLGSMFPRLTNFVMGNSLIQTVNEKLLGITAERDFPEFATETFREWFEKRGGAQVQSEEKRIAYFHGDYANYNTPEVGKALVETFEHFGYEVAVPEQRCSGTPMFANGMLDDAHRAAKFNVETFADLVDDGYDVICSCTSCSMALRQEYPELFDFEDTERVAAHTYDAVEYLRTFEDLEGELGATEDYDGEFDDLAYHAPCHARNQGLDGQAVEVLGNVDGVDAHDVGESCSGISGTYGWKEENYENSMAIGEEMFDHMDEAPAETGLTECPTCAMQMEHGSGYDVRHTLEVVADALGGD
- a CDS encoding DUF368 domain-containing protein, translating into MRESFAVYLKGFMMGAADTVPGVSGGTIALITGIYERLIEAITAFDPRDLQHVLRVHEESGRAALRELFYRVDAPFLLVLGLGIATAVITLSRVLHAAIQQYPALVAAFFFGLIAASAVVLYQEVDVSTPRRLLVGAAGVIIAAGVTMIPSNALGHSTPVVFVSGAIAVSAMVLPGVSGSFFLVILQQYEYMTGTLKRFVDGLLSLASGGDFGPVAESGVVVVTFCTGMALGLLSMSRIIDWALDNYREATLTFLVSLMVGGLRLPLVDILDEGDLSSGESMAAIVGIALIGGVLVLGVDYVTEDFEYA